One Rhododendron vialii isolate Sample 1 chromosome 2a, ASM3025357v1 genomic region harbors:
- the LOC131315998 gene encoding membrane protein PM19L, translating into MATVGRNVAAPLLFLNFVMYFIVLGFASWCVNKYINGQAHHPSFGGNPATGYFLTFAILAAVLGIVSKFAGGTHIRAWRNDSLAAAGASSLVAWAVTVLAFGFACKEIALGGYRGWRLKVLEAFIIILTFTELLYVLLIHAGMISSRYGPGYRDTGYGTGVPGTDPALKGTGIPESRV; encoded by the exons ATGGCAACAGTGGGAAGGAACGTGGCGGCTCCATTGCTGTTTCTGAACTTCGTTATGTATTTCATTGTGTTGGGTTTCGCTAGTTGGTGCGTCAATAAGTACATCAATGGCCAAGCTCATCATCCta gTTTTGGAGGGAACCCCGCAACTGGTTACTTCTTGACGTTTGCAATACTGGCAGCAGTGCTAGGGATAGTATCGAAATTCGCCGGCGGGACCCATATTCGCGCGTGGAGAAATGACAGTCTAGCGGCCGCAGGAGCTTCCTCCTTGGTTGCATGGGCCGTCACTGTGCTAGCTTTTGG GTTTGCATGCAAGGAGATAGCACTAGGAGGTTACAGAGGCTGGAGGCTGAAGGTTCTGGAAGCATTCATAATAATCCTCACCTTCACCGAATTACTCTACGTTCTTTTGATTCATGCCGGCATGATAAGCAGCAGATACGGGCCGGGTTACCGAGACACCGGATATGGCACTGGAGTTCCGGGCACCGATCCGGCCCTCAAGGGTACCGGTATTCCTGAATCGAGGGTTTAA
- the LOC131316997 gene encoding S-protein homolog 5-like, with protein sequence MCDNDEQGFQFSKVVTVHIISGVPNILELHCKSKDDDFGTPYFRTDLEFSWKFGPNFSQVTLYFCYFKWDSKARSFAVYNRKLRRFCKFSLNPYPTCYWATKPNGFYISVCSFP encoded by the exons ATGTGCGACAACGACGAACAAGGTTTCCAGTTTTCCAAAGTGGTTACGGTGCACATCATCAGCGGAGTCCCGAACATTCTGGAGCTTCATTGCAAATCAAAAGACGATGATTTCGGAACACCTTACTTCCGCACTGATCTGGAATTTAGTTGGAAGTTCGGACCCAACTTCTCGCAAGTCACACTTTACTTCTGTTACTTCAAGTGGGATTCCAAGGCCAGAAGTTTCGCTGTTTACAATCGTAAGTTGCGTCGTTTCTGTAAGTTTTCTCTTAATCCGTACCCGACTTGCTATTGGGCCACAAAACCTAACGGTTTCTACATCAGCG TTTGCAGTTTTCCATAA